A single window of Candidatus Binatia bacterium DNA harbors:
- the mdoH gene encoding glucans biosynthesis glucosyltransferase MdoH — protein MSSALTPPSAANGRLFRVGSDRLVQDWKEAHDRAVAYLDALAVPAADRDALADTAVEQALDRERWEPDSDAISETMRALRKLVPDRYPRPGPEDAAVPDPFLAWRLEVAATGSVDAHVPATGTSLCAAGPVPFASTPPLARGAMVPEHIERRIGRRVLNRLRGRRSDSHDAPRGHALRVQRRALPWIGAARRRRLLFLFLVLIPSVVASGFMVNVLPHQGSTWLEVVIVHVFGALFGWISIGFWTALLGFFLLTVRRDRYAITRLDAADAGPFAPSGRTAIVMPICEEPVDRVFAGLKAIHRSLERAGGLPHFDFFVLSDSYSPDTYVKEEEAWARWGREVGGFGHIFYRRRKVRLKRKSGNVADFCRRWGRKYPYMIMLDADSVMSGETLVRLVRLMDKHPQAGMIQTAPTAVNRNSLFARIQQFATRVYGPMFAAGLHYWQLGDGQYWGHNTIIRIQPFMQHCALPRLPGKPPLGGEILSHDFVEAALMGRAGWTLWLAYDLDGSYEEVPSTLLEEMKRDRRWCQGNLQHLRLLFTEGLFGAHRALFINGVLSYVSALLWFFFLTLSTVEAVQNALAEHEYFPHGASLFPTWPVWRPNWALALLAVTGAILFLPKFLSIVLVVARNGNARSYGGLARLTLSVLCEIVISSLLAPIRMVFHSRFVVQNLMGRTVTWKSQGREDAETGWGEAIRHHGFDTLFASAWGTTLYLLNPGYFWWVTPIIGALILSVPVSVLASRIGLGERARAWKLFLIPEESDRPRELRELDGEYEAAQRRAATRPPAENDGVVRVAVDPYTHALHRGLLGRRRSLRASIRATRATLLRHALSAGAAALAPRERRVLLGDPDLVDDLHDKVWAESDHERVRRWGRPGRV, from the coding sequence GTGAGCAGCGCACTTACGCCACCATCCGCGGCCAATGGCCGCCTCTTCCGCGTCGGGAGCGACCGCCTCGTCCAGGATTGGAAGGAAGCGCACGACCGCGCCGTCGCTTACCTCGATGCACTGGCGGTCCCCGCCGCCGATCGCGATGCGCTCGCCGACACCGCCGTCGAGCAGGCCCTGGACCGCGAACGCTGGGAGCCCGACAGCGACGCGATCTCCGAAACCATGCGCGCATTGCGCAAGCTTGTTCCCGACCGATATCCGCGGCCTGGTCCAGAGGACGCCGCCGTCCCCGACCCCTTTCTCGCCTGGCGCCTCGAGGTTGCAGCTACCGGCAGCGTCGATGCCCACGTCCCCGCCACCGGCACCTCACTTTGCGCAGCCGGTCCGGTTCCCTTTGCGTCGACCCCGCCGCTCGCTCGCGGCGCGATGGTCCCTGAACACATCGAACGGCGTATCGGGCGCCGCGTCCTCAACCGCCTGCGAGGCCGGCGCTCCGATTCGCACGACGCGCCGCGCGGGCACGCCCTGCGCGTACAACGCCGGGCTTTGCCGTGGATCGGCGCCGCCCGCAGGCGACGCTTGCTGTTTCTTTTCCTGGTCCTTATCCCGAGCGTCGTCGCCAGCGGTTTCATGGTCAACGTGCTGCCCCACCAGGGCAGCACGTGGCTCGAGGTGGTCATCGTCCATGTCTTCGGCGCCCTGTTCGGCTGGATCTCGATCGGTTTCTGGACCGCACTGCTGGGCTTCTTCCTGCTCACCGTCAGGCGCGATCGCTACGCCATCACCCGGCTCGATGCAGCCGACGCCGGCCCTTTTGCCCCCAGTGGGCGAACGGCCATCGTGATGCCGATTTGCGAAGAACCCGTCGATCGCGTCTTCGCCGGCCTCAAGGCAATCCATCGCTCGCTCGAGCGCGCCGGCGGTCTACCCCACTTCGACTTCTTCGTCCTCAGCGACAGCTACTCCCCCGACACTTACGTGAAAGAAGAGGAAGCGTGGGCCCGCTGGGGCCGCGAAGTCGGCGGCTTCGGTCATATCTTCTACCGCCGCCGGAAAGTCCGCCTGAAGCGTAAGAGCGGCAACGTCGCCGACTTCTGCCGCCGGTGGGGGCGCAAGTACCCCTACATGATCATGCTCGACGCGGACAGTGTCATGTCCGGCGAGACCCTCGTCCGGCTGGTCCGACTCATGGACAAACATCCCCAGGCCGGCATGATTCAGACGGCACCGACCGCCGTAAACCGCAATTCCCTGTTCGCCCGCATTCAACAATTTGCCACTCGCGTCTACGGCCCGATGTTCGCCGCCGGCCTGCACTACTGGCAGCTCGGCGACGGCCAGTACTGGGGACACAACACGATCATCCGCATCCAGCCGTTCATGCAGCATTGCGCGCTGCCGCGGCTACCCGGCAAACCGCCGCTCGGCGGCGAGATCCTGAGCCACGACTTCGTCGAGGCGGCCCTCATGGGACGGGCGGGCTGGACGCTCTGGCTCGCCTACGACCTCGACGGCAGTTACGAGGAGGTACCGTCGACGCTGCTCGAGGAAATGAAGCGCGACCGCCGCTGGTGCCAGGGCAACTTGCAGCACCTGCGGCTGCTATTCACCGAAGGCCTTTTCGGCGCCCACCGCGCGCTATTCATCAATGGCGTCCTGTCTTATGTCTCCGCTTTGCTGTGGTTCTTCTTCCTGACCTTGAGCACCGTGGAAGCGGTGCAGAACGCACTGGCGGAGCACGAGTACTTTCCCCACGGCGCGAGCCTGTTCCCGACCTGGCCGGTGTGGCGCCCGAACTGGGCCCTCGCCCTGCTCGCGGTCACCGGCGCCATTCTGTTCCTGCCCAAGTTTCTCAGCATCGTCCTCGTGGTTGCCCGCAACGGCAACGCCCGCTCTTACGGAGGCCTGGCCAGACTGACCCTCAGTGTCCTCTGCGAGATCGTCATCTCCAGCCTTCTGGCGCCGATCCGCATGGTGTTCCACAGCCGCTTCGTGGTGCAGAACCTCATGGGCCGCACGGTGACCTGGAAGTCGCAGGGTCGGGAGGACGCGGAGACCGGTTGGGGCGAAGCGATACGCCACCACGGCTTCGACACGCTGTTCGCAAGCGCCTGGGGTACCACTCTTTACCTGCTGAATCCGGGCTACTTCTGGTGGGTCACCCCGATTATCGGCGCCCTGATTCTGTCGGTGCCGGTATCCGTACTCGCCAGCCGGATCGGTCTGGGGGAACGGGCCCGCGCCTGGAAGCTGTTCCTCATCCCCGAAGAAAGCGACCGGCCGCGCGAACTGCGCGAGCTCGATGGCGAATACGAGGCGGCGCAGCGACGCGCCGCGACTCGGCCACCGGCCGAGAACGACGGCGTCGTCCGTGTCGCCGTCGACCCTTACACGCACGCCCTGCACCGGGGCCTGCTCGGGCGCCGGCGCTCGCTGCGCGCCTCGATCCGGGCGACGCGCGCCACGCTGCTCCGACACGCCCTCTCCGCGGGAGCGGCGGCGCTCGCTCCCCGCGAGCGTCGCGTGTTGCTCGGCGACCCCGATCTGGTCGACGACCTGCACGACAAGGTGTGGGCCGAGAGCGACCACGAACGCGTCCGCCGCTGGGGCCGCCCCGGACGGGTATGA
- a CDS encoding glucan biosynthesis protein G produces MQRVTFGRPIARLRPLVFSLVITTLFLFTPSARAFDLDDVAAKAQQMSTQPFKDPRGEVPQWMMDIDYDQWRDIRFRPDQALWRDRQSNFQVQFFHPGMYYDRTVHINVVTPAGVQSLPFETRRFDYGKNTFAARIPRELGYAGFRIHYPIKNPAYHDEVIVFLGASYFRALGRKEVYGISARGIAIDTLAPSGEEFPYFREFWLVQPEPAATEMTIYALLDGPSITGAYSFVLRPGERTTTAVESRLFLRKKVGKLGIAPLTSMFFHGENTNRYFDDFRPEVHDSDGLLLHARAGEWLWRPLDNPHGPHLSIFQLPDPRGFGLIQRDRNFASYQDFEANSELRPSAWVEPRGDWGAGAVELVELPTASDVHDNIVAYWTPAVQPKHHEPFGYAYTLVWYGDDPALPPGGRAVATRRDAGTGKDTVRFVIDFAGGALADLPADRPPRGEIAVAGGDTVAMVLDQHVLKNPHAGGWRLSFQVGRLQPKKVVELRAFLANDRDALTETWSYPVLP; encoded by the coding sequence ATGCAGCGCGTAACCTTCGGCCGGCCCATTGCGCGGCTCCGCCCACTGGTCTTCTCCCTCGTCATCACGACCCTCTTCCTCTTCACCCCGTCGGCCCGCGCCTTCGACCTCGACGACGTGGCGGCGAAAGCCCAGCAGATGTCGACCCAACCGTTCAAGGATCCTCGCGGTGAGGTCCCGCAGTGGATGATGGACATCGACTACGACCAGTGGCGGGACATTCGCTTCCGCCCCGATCAAGCCCTGTGGCGCGACCGTCAGTCCAACTTCCAGGTACAGTTCTTTCACCCGGGCATGTACTACGACCGCACCGTACACATTAACGTCGTTACGCCCGCCGGCGTGCAGTCCCTGCCCTTCGAGACCCGGCGCTTCGACTACGGCAAGAACACCTTCGCCGCCCGGATCCCCCGGGAACTGGGTTACGCCGGGTTCCGCATCCATTACCCGATCAAGAACCCCGCCTACCATGACGAGGTGATCGTGTTTCTCGGGGCGAGCTATTTCCGTGCCCTCGGGCGGAAAGAAGTCTACGGAATCTCGGCCCGGGGTATCGCCATCGACACCCTGGCTCCGTCGGGCGAGGAGTTCCCGTACTTCCGCGAGTTCTGGCTGGTACAGCCCGAACCCGCCGCCACAGAGATGACGATTTACGCGCTGCTCGACGGTCCGAGCATCACCGGCGCCTATAGTTTCGTGCTTCGACCCGGCGAGCGTACCACCACCGCCGTCGAATCGCGGCTCTTCCTGCGCAAGAAAGTCGGCAAGCTGGGAATCGCGCCTCTCACCAGCATGTTCTTTCACGGCGAGAATACCAACCGGTACTTCGACGACTTCCGCCCCGAGGTGCACGACTCGGATGGCCTGCTCCTGCACGCCCGAGCTGGCGAATGGCTGTGGCGGCCGCTCGACAACCCGCACGGGCCGCATCTGAGCATCTTCCAGCTCCCCGATCCGCGCGGCTTCGGCCTCATCCAGCGCGACCGCAACTTCGCCAGCTACCAGGACTTCGAGGCCAACTCGGAACTTCGCCCCAGCGCCTGGGTCGAACCGCGGGGGGACTGGGGCGCGGGCGCCGTCGAACTGGTCGAGCTGCCGACGGCTTCTGACGTCCACGATAACATCGTCGCGTACTGGACTCCGGCCGTGCAGCCCAAACACCACGAGCCCTTCGGCTACGCGTACACGCTGGTGTGGTACGGCGATGACCCCGCCCTGCCTCCCGGCGGCCGCGCGGTCGCCACCCGTCGCGACGCCGGCACCGGCAAGGACACGGTGCGCTTCGTCATCGACTTCGCCGGCGGCGCGCTGGCGGACCTGCCGGCAGATCGGCCGCCACGCGGAGAAATCGCCGTCGCCGGCGGCGACACCGTGGCCATGGTACTCGACCAGCACGTGCTCAAGAACCCGCACGCCGGCGGCTGGCGCCTGAGCTTCCAGGTCGGACGTCTACAACCGAAGAAGGTCGTCGAGCTGCGCGCCTTTCTCGCCAACGACCGCGACGCCCTCACCGAGACCTGGTCCTATCCGGTATTGCCGTGA
- a CDS encoding YCF48-related protein, whose translation MTVHDADGFWFDDLTGIQKGFSGFRMRNLGTAMRAGTAHRLRVALGTVVVLMAGLVWHADAALREWTSEQLRQNLYATCFVDDKEGWAVGDLGRIFHTRDAAQTWTLQSAGTTKPFVAIACPDRSQLFIAGQAGEIATSTDGGNTWAMQNSGTTRQLLDMSFANAQRGVAVGDFGTIVRTDDGGKTWTTVALPTDTKLPEDVAELVRPGDVVVYGVSFPDPDHVWLVGEFGVILNSTDGGQTFHPQTSPTESSLFGVHFVDAQRGWAVGLEGTLIATTDGGMTWAKQKLDAPYGFSLALYDVDVRGQYGWALGNSGLLYGSRDGGTTWQLMDMAPKYRSGWFRGISLLGDGRGYIVGARGLVVTLDRESFTALKKTY comes from the coding sequence ATGACGGTGCACGATGCGGACGGGTTCTGGTTCGACGACCTGACTGGAATACAGAAAGGATTTTCGGGATTTCGTATGCGTAATCTGGGAACCGCCATGCGCGCCGGAACCGCGCACCGGCTTCGAGTAGCGCTGGGGACGGTGGTGGTGCTGATGGCGGGGTTGGTGTGGCACGCCGATGCAGCGTTGAGGGAGTGGACTTCCGAGCAGTTGCGGCAGAACCTGTATGCGACGTGTTTCGTCGACGACAAGGAAGGTTGGGCCGTCGGCGATTTGGGACGCATCTTCCACACCAGGGACGCGGCGCAAACCTGGACCCTGCAGTCGGCCGGTACCACAAAGCCGTTCGTCGCCATTGCCTGTCCGGACCGCTCGCAGTTGTTCATCGCGGGTCAGGCCGGGGAGATCGCCACCTCCACCGACGGCGGCAACACGTGGGCGATGCAGAACAGCGGCACCACCCGACAGCTCCTCGATATGTCCTTTGCGAACGCGCAGCGCGGGGTGGCGGTGGGGGATTTCGGGACCATCGTGCGCACCGACGACGGGGGCAAGACCTGGACGACGGTGGCGTTACCAACCGATACGAAGTTGCCCGAGGACGTCGCCGAGCTGGTCAGGCCGGGTGACGTCGTCGTTTACGGGGTTTCGTTTCCCGACCCCGATCATGTCTGGCTCGTCGGCGAGTTCGGCGTGATTCTGAACTCGACTGACGGCGGACAGACCTTCCATCCGCAGACCAGCCCGACCGAGAGCAGCCTGTTCGGCGTCCACTTCGTGGATGCGCAGCGAGGCTGGGCGGTTGGGCTCGAAGGAACCTTGATTGCGACTACCGACGGCGGTATGACGTGGGCCAAGCAAAAACTCGACGCGCCATACGGGTTCAGTCTGGCGCTATACGATGTGGACGTCCGGGGACAATACGGCTGGGCGCTTGGCAACAGCGGGTTACTTTACGGCTCCCGGGACGGGGGTACGACGTGGCAGTTGATGGACATGGCTCCCAAGTATCGCAGCGGGTGGTTTCGGGGGATAAGTCTGCTGGGGGACGGGCGCGGGTACATCGTCGGCGCCCGCGGGTTGGTGGTGACGTTGGACCGCGAGTCTTTCACCGCGCTCAAGAAGACGTATTAG
- a CDS encoding 3-hydroxyacyl-CoA dehydrogenase NAD-binding domain-containing protein, protein MSQFTHEVRNRIAWVTFDSGAMNTLSVQAITDLKASIAELTAIHAKTPLAGVILKGNKFGLGAGANIGELMGSSRAQLEQLIDEGNVQLFAIEEGPFPWVVLLDGIALGGIYELALACHAIVATEKSTVGFPEIRLNIFPGLGGTQRLPRRTGLLNPTDPVNGDAAFTAILTGKNFPAQQAAAINMIDAVIPAGEDPEAFAARFLTDTLPTRQRPVPADLAQGEALKPMVLPMIQKATMNRPNPRAPYVALDVIARGATLPLRDAIKLERDNFIEVASSSEGKAGMRFFFTMQKVQKLPKSFQGKAGEIKKVGIDGIDGFMGNAIGWLALEAGYAVVGHVPLEQFASAVPAKLKAKYGRALKKGSMTEAQVDVRVAGVTVATAIKELADCDLVIEARMENREIKAEFYRALGKVMKPTALVASNSSSMGPGMLAAYFKEGGGNPANFLNLHFFSPAEHPTMQLVEIVRGAATTDDAVATAHTFVRKINKTPVLLRDGSPGFLVNAGLAAYFDAADTLYCEGTPIDVVDAAMRETVFPMGPFELGDAAGLDIAAGMFDTIAAETPPVREPLVWKLRAAKRFGQKTSAGFYDYTDGKKRGEWAGLAELVPNRGSRVAGREEIVERCTRALYNKAKELLERGIVDSAEEADLAFVLGIGFAMFLGGPLFYGQQRGW, encoded by the coding sequence ATGAGCCAGTTCACCCACGAGGTCCGGAACCGCATCGCCTGGGTCACCTTCGATTCGGGCGCCATGAACACGCTGTCGGTCCAGGCCATAACAGACCTGAAAGCCTCGATCGCCGAGTTAACGGCCATACATGCCAAGACGCCGCTGGCCGGCGTCATTCTCAAGGGCAACAAGTTCGGCCTCGGCGCCGGGGCTAACATCGGCGAGCTGATGGGCAGCTCCCGCGCCCAGCTCGAACAGCTCATCGACGAGGGCAACGTGCAGCTCTTCGCCATTGAAGAGGGACCGTTCCCCTGGGTCGTGCTCCTCGACGGCATCGCCCTCGGCGGCATCTACGAGCTGGCCCTCGCCTGCCACGCCATCGTCGCCACCGAGAAGTCCACGGTCGGCTTCCCGGAGATCCGTCTCAACATCTTCCCCGGCCTCGGCGGCACGCAACGGCTGCCCCGCCGCACCGGCCTCCTCAACCCCACCGACCCGGTCAATGGCGACGCCGCCTTCACCGCCATCCTGACGGGCAAGAATTTCCCTGCCCAACAGGCCGCCGCGATCAACATGATCGATGCGGTAATCCCCGCCGGCGAGGACCCCGAAGCATTCGCCGCCCGCTTCCTCACCGATACACTCCCCACCCGACAGCGACCCGTTCCAGCCGACCTCGCTCAGGGCGAAGCGCTCAAGCCGATGGTCCTGCCCATGATCCAGAAGGCGACCATGAACCGCCCCAACCCGCGTGCCCCTTACGTCGCCCTTGACGTGATCGCCCGGGGCGCCACGCTTCCCCTGCGCGACGCGATCAAGCTCGAACGCGATAACTTCATCGAGGTCGCCAGCTCGTCTGAGGGCAAGGCCGGCATGCGTTTCTTCTTCACCATGCAGAAGGTGCAGAAGCTGCCGAAGTCGTTCCAGGGCAAGGCCGGCGAGATCAAGAAGGTCGGCATCGACGGCATCGACGGCTTCATGGGCAACGCGATCGGCTGGCTGGCACTCGAAGCCGGGTACGCAGTCGTCGGCCATGTGCCGCTCGAGCAGTTCGCCAGCGCCGTCCCCGCCAAACTGAAGGCCAAGTACGGCCGCGCCCTCAAGAAGGGTAGCATGACCGAAGCCCAGGTCGACGTCCGCGTCGCCGGCGTCACTGTCGCCACGGCAATCAAAGAGCTCGCCGACTGCGACCTCGTCATCGAGGCGCGGATGGAGAACCGCGAAATCAAGGCCGAGTTCTACCGTGCCCTCGGCAAGGTCATGAAGCCCACCGCCCTCGTCGCGTCCAACTCGAGTTCCATGGGACCCGGCATGCTCGCCGCTTACTTCAAGGAAGGCGGCGGCAATCCCGCCAACTTCCTCAACCTGCACTTCTTCAGCCCGGCGGAACACCCCACCATGCAGCTCGTCGAGATCGTCCGCGGCGCGGCCACCACCGACGACGCCGTCGCCACGGCCCATACTTTCGTACGCAAGATCAACAAGACCCCCGTCCTGCTGCGCGACGGCTCGCCCGGCTTCCTCGTCAACGCGGGTCTGGCGGCATACTTCGACGCCGCCGACACTTTGTACTGCGAGGGCACTCCAATCGACGTCGTCGACGCGGCGATGCGCGAGACCGTCTTCCCCATGGGCCCCTTCGAGCTAGGCGACGCCGCCGGGCTCGACATTGCCGCCGGTATGTTCGACACCATCGCGGCCGAAACCCCACCCGTCCGTGAACCGCTGGTGTGGAAACTGCGCGCGGCCAAACGCTTCGGCCAGAAGACCAGTGCCGGCTTCTACGACTACACCGACGGCAAGAAACGGGGGGAATGGGCCGGCCTTGCCGAACTCGTGCCGAACCGCGGGAGCCGTGTGGCCGGTCGGGAAGAGATCGTCGAACGCTGTACGCGCGCTCTGTACAACAAGGCCAAGGAACTGCTCGAACGCGGCATCGTCGACTCAGCCGAGGAAGCCGACCTCGCCTTCGTGCTCGGCATCGGCTTCGCCATGTTCCTCGGTGGCCCGCTCTTCTACGGCCAGCAGCGCGGCTGGTAA
- a CDS encoding DUF2845 domain-containing protein has translation MRDRALIMGICGLLATIAISADGQIMCPMGAIEVGDTQDQVLAMCGPPTLVQEWDQTRVAEADLPDGTFVEPLIVVPQPEWVYDYGPTRFVFFVRFENGVVSGLQTGNVPPPPALERDIPDA, from the coding sequence ATGCGTGATCGCGCGCTGATCATGGGTATCTGCGGTCTACTGGCAACCATCGCCATATCCGCCGACGGCCAGATCATGTGTCCGATGGGCGCAATCGAGGTCGGCGATACTCAGGATCAGGTCCTCGCGATGTGCGGCCCGCCGACCCTCGTCCAGGAGTGGGACCAGACCCGGGTTGCCGAAGCCGACCTTCCCGACGGCACCTTCGTCGAGCCCCTGATAGTCGTGCCGCAACCCGAGTGGGTGTACGATTACGGCCCGACACGCTTCGTCTTCTTCGTGCGCTTCGAAAATGGCGTCGTCAGCGGACTGCAAACCGGCAACGTCCCACCACCGCCTGCGCTGGAACGCGACATACCGGACGCGTGA
- a CDS encoding MMPL family transporter: MIPQRWIEAYLRFLLRFKGSVTIAVAVLTLFFAFGLKDLRLNISFFDFYPRQHQYIKFYNEFRKMFGTANIMNVIVEVKKGDIYNPATLQKLDRITKYLINTKGVVPYQILSIAHPAVNSATVTQGAVQVRPVFYPGVPKTQEEADRVRFAVYANPNIRGVYVATDDTAAVVNAGFWEEALDFRELHDRMEELRKAETDENHNIYITGYPWLYTSVLQYSDQLYYVFGLTLLSLSFLLYGYFRTWTGIWVPIFSGILSSFWGLGIAAWLGFNLDPLVLVIPIFLTARALSHSVQSMDRYHEEYYRLKDKDQAIVVSYSHLFAPAIASIVTDGIGLLIVAVAPIPLIQKVAIFASFWVVSIFISVVTLHPIILSYISPPPPLEEHVAKIKEPMGIWPGTAILALATVVAVVVHRQFGVNGILAFLGWAPVFAWYWLAFSERIYRVFTQLVIDASEGYRRYVVIAATVAMYLLLPIWGWTLKVGDMTPGAALLFADHPYNVAHHVLNEKFLGGSQLIVIADSMRPDGVKDNASLTVMEELADHMLQAPGASGSITIVDIVKQLLRLQHEGDPKWGLVPVSPKEIAQIIYQFQQNATVTSLSLFMDASGRYGSIITLFREYSHETIMKSIAWAKAFADKYTGDDVQFRFAGGLFGILAAVNEEVDGSYWVSLGLIFFIVYVCLYLTYGSWYISLILLIPVVLSQLAAEALMVWMHIDLNVNSLPIAAAGAGVGVDYGIYHFSRMVDTFDEIGKLDEAVDYATATTGKAIIFTASTMIAGTAFWWFSDLKFQAEMGMLLALLMGFNTFGGLVVVPSFIKVLKPGFFAKRLARRAVLLQEQAAAAS; encoded by the coding sequence ATGATCCCGCAACGATGGATTGAGGCGTACCTGCGTTTCCTGCTCCGGTTCAAGGGGTCGGTAACGATTGCGGTCGCCGTGTTGACACTGTTCTTCGCTTTCGGGCTGAAGGACCTCCGCCTCAACATCAGCTTCTTCGATTTCTATCCCCGCCAGCACCAGTACATCAAGTTCTACAACGAGTTCCGCAAGATGTTCGGCACCGCGAACATCATGAACGTGATCGTCGAGGTGAAGAAAGGCGACATCTATAACCCGGCGACGTTGCAGAAGCTGGATCGGATCACCAAGTACCTGATCAACACCAAGGGCGTCGTGCCCTACCAGATCCTTTCCATCGCCCACCCGGCGGTGAACAGCGCCACGGTTACGCAGGGCGCCGTGCAGGTCAGACCGGTCTTCTATCCGGGCGTCCCGAAGACGCAGGAGGAGGCCGACCGGGTGCGCTTTGCGGTGTATGCCAACCCGAACATTCGAGGGGTGTACGTGGCGACGGACGACACCGCCGCGGTGGTAAATGCCGGGTTCTGGGAGGAGGCGCTCGACTTCCGCGAACTCCACGATCGTATGGAGGAGCTCCGCAAGGCGGAGACGGACGAGAACCACAACATCTACATTACCGGGTATCCGTGGCTTTATACCTCGGTGCTGCAGTACTCGGACCAGCTCTACTACGTCTTCGGGCTGACTCTGCTGTCGCTGTCTTTCTTGCTTTACGGCTATTTTCGCACGTGGACTGGCATCTGGGTGCCGATATTTTCCGGTATTCTTTCGAGTTTCTGGGGTTTGGGTATTGCGGCGTGGCTGGGCTTCAACCTCGATCCGCTGGTACTGGTGATTCCCATCTTTCTGACCGCCCGCGCCTTGAGCCACTCGGTGCAGTCGATGGACCGTTACCACGAGGAATACTATCGGCTGAAGGACAAGGACCAGGCGATCGTGGTGTCGTACTCCCACCTGTTTGCGCCGGCAATCGCGTCGATCGTGACGGATGGCATCGGTCTGCTCATCGTCGCGGTGGCGCCGATTCCGCTGATTCAGAAGGTAGCGATATTCGCCAGCTTCTGGGTTGTTTCGATCTTCATCAGCGTGGTCACCCTGCATCCGATCATTCTGTCGTACATTAGCCCGCCGCCGCCGCTGGAGGAGCACGTCGCCAAGATCAAGGAGCCGATGGGGATCTGGCCGGGGACGGCCATCCTCGCGCTGGCGACCGTCGTAGCGGTCGTTGTGCACCGGCAGTTCGGGGTGAACGGCATACTTGCCTTTCTGGGGTGGGCGCCCGTGTTCGCCTGGTACTGGCTGGCGTTCTCCGAGCGCATATACCGCGTATTTACGCAATTGGTGATCGATGCCAGCGAAGGCTACCGGCGCTACGTAGTGATTGCGGCCACGGTCGCCATGTACCTGTTGCTGCCCATTTGGGGCTGGACGCTGAAGGTGGGCGACATGACCCCGGGGGCGGCGTTGCTGTTTGCGGATCACCCGTACAACGTCGCCCATCACGTCCTGAACGAGAAGTTTCTCGGCGGCAGCCAGTTGATCGTCATAGCCGACAGCATGCGGCCCGACGGCGTGAAGGACAACGCGTCGTTGACCGTCATGGAAGAGCTGGCCGATCACATGCTACAGGCCCCCGGAGCCAGCGGCTCGATCACCATAGTCGACATCGTGAAGCAGCTCCTTCGGCTCCAGCACGAGGGCGATCCGAAGTGGGGGCTGGTGCCGGTCAGTCCGAAGGAGATCGCCCAGATCATTTACCAGTTCCAGCAGAACGCCACCGTTACGTCCCTGAGCCTGTTCATGGACGCCAGCGGGCGGTACGGTTCGATCATCACGCTGTTTCGCGAGTACTCCCACGAGACGATCATGAAATCGATTGCGTGGGCAAAGGCCTTTGCGGACAAGTACACCGGTGACGACGTCCAGTTCCGGTTTGCGGGTGGGCTCTTTGGGATTCTGGCGGCGGTCAACGAAGAGGTGGACGGTTCCTACTGGGTCAGCCTCGGGCTGATTTTTTTTATTGTCTACGTTTGCCTGTATCTGACATATGGGTCCTGGTACATTTCTCTGATCCTGCTGATTCCTGTGGTCCTGTCGCAGCTCGCCGCGGAAGCGCTCATGGTGTGGATGCACATCGATCTCAACGTGAACTCGCTGCCCATTGCGGCGGCGGGCGCGGGCGTCGGCGTCGACTACGGCATCTACCATTTCAGCCGCATGGTCGATACGTTTGACGAGATTGGAAAGCTGGACGAGGCGGTCGACTACGCCACGGCGACGACCGGTAAGGCCATTATCTTCACGGCCAGCACGATGATTGCCGGTACCGCTTTCTGGTGGTTTTCGGACCTCAAATTTCAGGCCGAGATGGGCATGCTGCTGGCGTTGCTAATGGGTTTCAACACCTTCGGTGGCCTGGTTGTCGTGCCGTCGTTCATAAAAGTTCTCAAGCCCGGTTTTTTTGCGAAGAGATTGGCGCGTCGCGCCGTCTTACTGCAGGAGCAGGCCGCAGCGGCGAGTTGA